A genomic window from Punica granatum isolate Tunisia-2019 chromosome 2, ASM765513v2, whole genome shotgun sequence includes:
- the LOC116196107 gene encoding receptor-like serine/threonine-protein kinase At4g25390 has product MSSPPPPPTPASPQPVPPSIHRSSLVTPIAASAVAAFSCLLLLIALFTRLVRRRTATTADSKPPHRYPYSLLRRATDSFSPSRRLGQGGFGSVFSGSLPGSNKPIAVKLMDSGSLQGEREFQNELFFAGILNSPLTVPALGFSFNKKRRRMLIVYELMPNGNLQDALLHRKCTELMDWKNRFSVAVDIARGIEYLHSLDPPVIHGDIKPSNILLDQYFSAKIGDFGLARVKSENQCEIAVFEGELSKPNGGGLEVAKNPSLPPPAPESEIATVDDNGSVLETESVATTGFEEFNVNGVDQSPESHVRIVISETSPEAVSASPTTAPAAATSPEMNFDKSSLDSGKKSSNKGMMKTLSGKDWWWKQENSASESGRVKDYVMEWIGSEIKKERPKSDWLGAGSSSKEVVTKPEKHKKHNRKRLEWWVSMEEEKDVKNAKKEKSRPAREWWKEEYCEELARKKKKKKRQAGNSASDDNYSATEDWWPKDEELYSERKKKSKSRSRRSSKSSVDWWLDGLSGDLWRVRRNSYDSGEIPKSGGISSTPSMRGTVCYIAPEYGGGGDISEKCDVYSFGVLLLVVVAGRRPLQVTGSPMSEFQRANLISWARHLARAGKLLDLVDQSIQNLDKEQALLCITVALLCLQKSPIRRPSMKEVVTMLTGASEPPQLPFEFSPSPPSRFPFKSQRKGQ; this is encoded by the coding sequence AtgtcctctcctcctcctcctccgacGCCGGCCTCTCCCCAGCCGGTGCCACCGAGCATCCACCGCTCCTCCCTCGTCACTCCAATCGCTGCCTCTGCCGTCGCCGCCTTCTCctgcctcctcctcctcatcgcCCTCTTCACCAGGCTCGTCCGCAGGCGTACCGCCACCACCGCCGACTCCAAGCCCCCCCACCGCTACCCCTACTCCCTCCTCCGCCGCGCCACCGACTCCTTCTCCCCCTCCCGCCGCCTCGGCCAGGGCGGTTTCGGCTCCGTCTTCTCCGGCTCCCTCCCCGGCTCCAACAAGCCCATCGCCGTCAAGCTCATGGACTCTGGATCTCTCCAAGGCGAGCGTGAGTTCCagaacgagctcttcttcgctggCATCCTAAACTCTCCCCTCACCGTCCCCGCCCTCGGCTTCTCCTTCAACAAGAAGCGCCGCCGCATGCTCATCGTCTATGAGCTCATGCCCAATGGGAACCTCCAGGACGCTCTGCTCCACCGCAAGTGTACGGAGCTCATGGACTGGAAGAATCGATTCTCCGTCGCTGTCGACATAGCTCGAGGAATCGAGTACCTTCACTCCCTGGATCCTCCCGTCATTCACGGAGACATCAAGCCTAGTAACATCCTCCTCGATCAGTATTTCTCAGCAAAGATCGGCGATTTTGGCCTCGCCAGGGTGAAATCTGAGAACCAGTGCGAAATCGCCGTGTTTGAGGGTGAGCTCTCAAAGCCAAACGGAGGCGGATTGGAGGTGGCGAAGAATCCTTCACTTCCTCCGCCGGCTCCAGAGTCCGAGATCGCCACTGTCGACGACAACGGATCTGTGCTGGAGACTGAGAGCGTCGCTACTACTGGATTCGAGGAGTTTAACGTCAACGGAGTGGATCAGTCACCGGAGAGTCACGTTAGGATCGTGATCTCAGAGACGTCACCGGAGGCAGTGTCAGCCTCCCCTACGACTGCCCCTGCAGCAGCAACCTCGCCGGAGATGAACTTTGACAAGTCGAGCTTGGATAGTGGTAAGAAGAGCTCTAATAAGGGAATGATGAAGACCCTCTCCGGTAAAGACTGGTGGTGGAAACAGGAGAATTCGGCCTCAGAGAGCGGGAGGGTGAAGGATTATGTGATGGAGTGGATTGGGAGCGAGATCAAGAAGGAGAGGCCAAAGAGCGATTGGTTAGGCGCAGGCTCTTCGAGCAAGGAAGTGGTCACAAAGCCCGAGAAGCATAAGAAGCACAATCGGAAGCGACTGGAGTGGTGGGTGTCAatggaggaagaaaaagacGTGAAGAAcgcaaagaaggagaagagcaGGCCTGCAAGGGAGTGGTGGAAGGAGGAGTACTGCGAGGAACTtgcgaggaagaagaagaaaaagaagcggCAAGCAGGGAATAGTGCTAGTGACGATAATTACAGTGCAACAGAGGATTGGTGGCCCAAAGATGAGGAATTGTATTcggaaaggaagaagaagagcaaaaGCAGGAGCAGGAGGAGCAGCAAAAGCAGTGTGGATTGGTGGTTGGATGGGCTTAGTGGAGACCTATGGAGAGTCCGCCGGAATAGCTATGATTCCGGAGAGATCCCCAAGAGTGGTGGCATTAGTAGCACACCAAGTATGAGAGGAACTGTTTGTTATATCGCCCCAGAGTATGGTGGCGGTGGGGATATATCAGAGAAGTGTGATGTTTACAGTTTTGGAGTTCTACTACTGGTGGTTGTTGCAGGGCGTCGCCCGCTTCAAGTCACAGGCTCGCCCATGTCGGAATTCCAGCGAGCAAATCTCATTTCGTGGGCCCGTCACCTTGCCCGTGCAGGGAAGCTTCTTGATTTGGTTGATCAGTCCATTCAAAATTTAGATAAGGAACAAGCCCTCTTGTGCATTACTGTTGCCTTGCTTTGTTTGCAAAAGTCGCCCATTCGCAGGCCTTCTATGAAGGAGGTAGTAACTATGCTCACTGGGGCTTCTGAGCCACCTCAATTGCCGTTTGAGTTCTCCCCGTCACCACCCTCTCGCTTCCCTTTTAAGTCACAGAGAAAGGGTCAGTGA